From one Amia ocellicauda isolate fAmiCal2 chromosome 17, fAmiCal2.hap1, whole genome shotgun sequence genomic stretch:
- the LOC136712320 gene encoding uncharacterized protein LOC136712320 produces MEKPLQNTPTWAPVFMTASLLWVTGAEAHQVYFDCGAVVDVVDEQGLVLSPGFPYNYSSGTHCVWQFFVPVGYRLTMEMFDFDVFESPESLDLYFPTPEGIPEENNDETVSTPRGSIKDNVASPKGSSNQTQVSTTNASRGDNQGLSVMTSKKDDGRQVVVQEQSTKMEMTKISNSAKRSTELLSAPPPPPPLTQGVLSQALKGNTREENSISVQAYRGDADPDEKFVQSKLDDKGNATPTPETATGANESEADSQPPLMEACPHDVLYISDLITFSSRFCGSNKPTGRKLVFGSSEEMVEVIMELITTTHWGRGFVLLFQYRNETDPDDAHFPQPTSSRTDALLAAMSGAAFFVIILTGALCIIFRPKICVKGANACSSNSPEGGIQTSGVDASELQLVVPNQPGLDVTSDNDNNNHSLIPAQTGPSVSGGVDISHDVELELSSNGMTELELGADEVFVISPGPAPSHPIFSPVLKDRFLRKSETSPGPVCDWLAAAAGGRGGKESAPSRSRAWSVRTFQDFLPPLPQLHRKWCSWNSTSPFTKLVDSVGASNAQASASSVSDCRKARGRKDHSDAHLEDAMMENHHSDYYPPSQPSQRSHRLNSTSNLRRARFVAPCFGLLTSSPEGPRSPTGPLVSSPHPHDGALHVTNGSHTMEQGKARDFPSEGEHGLVPVFPISEEEDRQPLVLTEHLGQCAERDPYTQNMQESRSPGGQRAPFTVNGASFSQQCVPSEWSPWGSQHPEDTCGDPSESQAQNADQAESHCLYSKATRIPSCSMNPIATGPPCGVLGEQV; encoded by the exons ATGGAGAAACCCTTGCAAAACACCCCAACGTGGGCACCAGTCTTCATGACAGCCTCCCTTCTGTGGGTCACCGGAGCTGAAGCACATCAA GTGTACTTTGACTGTGGAGCTGTGGTGGATGTTGTAGATGAGCAAGGCCTCGTCTTGTCTCCAGGATTTCCCTACAACTACTCCTCAGGGACGCACTGTGTGTGGCAGTTCTTTGTGCCAGTCGGCTACAGATTGACAATGGAGATGTTTGATTTTGATGTTTTTGAGAGCCCTGAAAGCCTAGACCTATATTTTCCAACCCCCGAAGGGATACCCGAGGAGAACAATGATGAGACTGTGTCAACCCCTAGGGGTTCAATCAAGGATAACGTGGCATCTCCAAAAGGCTCCTCAAATCAGACACAGGTGTCCACCACGAATGCCTCTCGTGGTGACAATCAAGGACTTTCTGTGATGACATCCAAGAAGGATGACGGCAGACAAGTTGTAGTCCAGGAGCAGTCCACCAAAATGGAGATGACCAAGATTTCCAACTCTGCCAAACGGTCCACTGAACTCCTCTCTGCACCACCGCCGCCCCCTCCTCTGACCCAGGGCGTTTTATCACAGGCGCTGAAGGGCAACACGAGAGAAGAAAACTCCATCTCGGTACAGGCCTACAGGGGAGATGCTGACCCGGATGAAAAGTTCGTCCAGAGCAAGCTAGACGACAAGGGGAATGCGACGCCCACTCCAGAGACGGCCACGGGAGCCAATGAAAGTGAGGCGGACTCCCAGCCCCCCCTTATGGAGGCCTGCCCCCATGATGTTCTCTACATCTCGGACCTCATCACCTTCTCCTCCCGCTTCTGTGGTTCCAACAAGCCCACCGGCCGCAAGCTGGTCTTCGGCTCCTCGGAGGAGATGGTGGAGGTGATAATGGAGCTGATTACAACCACCCACTGGGGGCGAGGCTTCGTGCTGCTCTTTCAGTACCGCAACGAGACCGACCCAGACGATGCCCACTTCCCACAGCCCACCTCCAGCAGGACGGATGCTCTCCTGGCTGCCATGAGTGGGGCGGCCTTCTTTGTCATCATCCTCACAGGGGCTCTGTGCATCATCTTCAG ACCAAAAATATGCGTGAAAGGAGCCAATGCCTGCTCATCCAACAGTCCAGAG GGTGGGATCCAGACCTCTGGTGTGGATGCGAGTGAGCTCCAGTTAGTCGTTCCCAACCAGCCTGGCCTGGATGTTACCAGtgacaatgacaacaacaaccatTCACTGATCCCGGCACAGACAG GTCCCTCAGTCAGCGGAGGGGTGGACATTTCCCACGATGTCGAGCTGGAGCTGTCCTCCAATGGAATGACAGAGCTTGAATTGGGTGCTGATGAGGTGTTTGTCATTTCTCCTGGACCCGCTCCAAGTCACCCAATTTTCTCTCCTGTCCTG AAAGACAGGTTCCTGAGGAAGAGCGAGACCAGTCCGGGCCCGGTGTGTGACTGGCTGGCCGCAGCTGCCGGGGGCCGAGGGGGGAAGGAGAGCGCCCCCAGCCGGAGCCGAGCCTGGAGTGTCCGCACCTTCCAAGACTTCCTGCCCCCTCTGCCCCAGCTGCACAGGAAGTGGTGTAGCTGGAACTCCACCAGCCCCTTCACCAAGCTGGTGGACAGCGTGGGTGCCAGCAACGCACAG GCATCTGCCAGCTCAGTAAGCGACTGTCGCAAAGCGAGAGGCAGGAAGGATCACTCAGACGCCCACCTGGAAGACGCCATGATGGAGAACCACCACTCCGACTATTACCCCCCAAGTCAGCCCTCACAGAGATCGCATCGTCTCAACTCCACCAGCAACCTGCGCAGGGCCAGATTCGTCGCCCCCTGCTTTGGGCTGCTGACCAGCTCCCCTGAAGGACCCCGGAGTCCCACTGGTCCCCTGGTGTCCAGTCCACACCCCCACGACGGTGCCCTGCATGTGACGAACGGCTCCCACACAATGGAGCAGGGCAAGGCGAGAGATTTCCCCAGCGAGGGGGAGCACGGCCTCGTCCCTGTGTTCCCCATCTCTGAGGAGGAGGACCGCCAGCCCCTGGTCCTCACGGAGCACCTCGGCCAGTGTGCGGAGCGGGACCCATACACTCAAAACATgcaggagagcaggagccctggcGGCCAGCGAGCGCCATTTACAGTCAACGGTGCTTCGTTTAGCCAGCAGTGCGTGCCCTCCGAGTGGAGCCCATGGGGAAGCCAGCACCCCGAGGACACCTGTGGCGATCCCTCAGAATCACAGGCCCAGAATGCAGACCAAGCCGAGTCGCACTGTTTATACAGCAAAGCTACTCGGATCCCATCTTGCTCTATGAACCCGATAGCCACTGGCCCACCATGTGGTGTGCTGGGCGAGCAAGTATGA